A section of the Tenrec ecaudatus isolate mTenEca1 chromosome 15, mTenEca1.hap1, whole genome shotgun sequence genome encodes:
- the LOC142427488 gene encoding small ribosomal subunit protein uS10-like: protein MAFKDTGKTPLESEVAIHRIRITLTSRNVKSLEKVCADWIRGAKEKNLKVKGPVRMPTKTLRITTRKTPCGEGSKTWDRFQMRTHKRLIDLQSPSEIVKQITSISIEPGVEVEVTIADA, encoded by the coding sequence ATGGCATTTAAGGACACCGGAAAGACACCTCTGGAATCAGAGGTGGCCATTCACCGAATCAGAATTACTCTGACCAGCCGCAACGTGAAATCCTTAGAGAAAGTGTGTGCTGACTGGATCAGAGGGGCTAAGGAGAAGAACCTGAAAGTGAAGGGACCAGTTAGGATGCCTACCAAGACTCTGAGAATCACGACCAGGAAAACTCCCTGTGGGGAAGGTTCTAAGACCTGGGATCGATTCCAGATGAGGACCCACAAGCGTCTCATTGACTTGCAAAGTCCGTCTGAGATAGTGAAGCAGATCACTTCCATCAGTATTGAGCCTGGAGTAGAGGTTGAAGTCACCATTGCAGATGCTTAA